A genome region from Planctomycetota bacterium includes the following:
- the ychF gene encoding redox-regulated ATPase YchF — protein sequence MECGIVGLPNVGKSTLFNALTAAGIEAANYPFCTIEPNVGVVNVPDDRLPVIAKKIQSEKIIPAAVRIVDIAGLVRGASEGEGLGNKFLSHIREVDAILHVVRCFEDPDVVHVDGKPDPIRDIETIDTELALADLGVVEASLDRLRRTARGGDKEAIAKVAYLEKALKVLAKGDPLRGGDFTPEERKLARGLGLITAKPVLYVANVAENDLNGEGPMVKPVLDRAKKEGGLVICVCAKIESELAELPEADRKEMLESLGMKQPALATVARAAYDLLGLQSYFTAGPKEIRAWTIHRGDTAPQAAGVIHTDFEKGFIRAECYLVKDLEQYGSEKAIREAGKMRSEGRGYVMHDGDVVHFLFNV from the coding sequence ATGGAATGCGGCATCGTCGGGCTACCCAACGTCGGCAAAAGCACCCTCTTCAACGCGCTCACCGCGGCCGGCATCGAGGCCGCCAACTACCCCTTCTGCACCATCGAGCCGAACGTGGGCGTGGTCAACGTCCCAGACGATCGCCTGCCGGTCATCGCCAAGAAGATCCAGAGCGAGAAGATCATTCCCGCCGCGGTCCGCATCGTGGACATCGCCGGCCTGGTCCGCGGCGCCAGCGAAGGCGAGGGGCTGGGCAACAAGTTCCTCAGCCACATCCGCGAGGTCGACGCCATCCTTCACGTGGTGCGTTGCTTCGAGGATCCTGATGTCGTCCATGTCGACGGCAAGCCCGACCCGATCCGCGACATCGAGACCATCGACACCGAACTGGCCCTGGCCGACCTGGGCGTGGTCGAGGCGAGTCTGGATCGTCTCCGCCGCACCGCCCGCGGCGGCGACAAGGAGGCGATCGCCAAGGTCGCCTATCTGGAGAAGGCCCTGAAGGTGCTCGCCAAGGGCGATCCGCTGCGCGGCGGCGACTTCACCCCGGAGGAGCGAAAACTGGCCCGCGGCCTGGGCCTGATCACGGCCAAGCCCGTCCTCTACGTGGCAAACGTGGCGGAAAATGACCTCAACGGCGAAGGCCCCATGGTGAAGCCGGTCCTGGATCGGGCCAAGAAGGAAGGCGGCCTCGTGATCTGCGTCTGCGCCAAGATCGAGAGCGAGCTCGCGGAGCTTCCCGAGGCGGATCGCAAGGAAATGCTGGAGAGCCTGGGCATGAAGCAGCCGGCTCTGGCCACGGTGGCCCGCGCCGCCTACGACCTGCTTGGGTTGCAAAGCTATTTCACCGCGGGTCCGAAGGAGATCCGCGCCTGGACCATCCATCGCGGCGACACCGCGCCGCAGGCGGCGGGCGTCATCCACACCGATTTCGAGAAGGGCTTCATCCGCGCCGAGTGCTACCTGGTGAAGGATCTCGAGCAGTACGGCTCCGAGAAGGCGATCCGCGAGGCGGGCAAGATGCGCAG